DNA sequence from the Streptomyces sp. HUAS 15-9 genome:
GGGCAGATGGGCGGAGAGCTCCTCGCGGGGGACCAGGCGCCAGGACAGGAGCTCCTCCTCCTGGAGCTTGATCGCCGCGAACTCGGACTCGGCGAGGACCCCGCCGTCGTACAGGTACGCCACCAGCGGCGGCCGTCCCGTGCCGTGCACCCAGTCCACCGCGAGCAGTCGCCCGATCTCGCGGTCGAGGCCGATCTCCTCGGCCGTCTCACGGCGCGCGCCCTGGCGCGGTGTCTCCCCGTCGTCGGACTCGATCGTGCCGCCCGGAAGAGCCCAGCCCTCGCGGTAGTTGGGCTCGACGAGCAGCACCCGGCCCTCGGCGTCGCGGAACAGGGCGGCCGCCCCGGCGAGGATGCGGGGGAGGCCGGCGATGTATGTGGCGAAGTCTTGAGTGGTG
Encoded proteins:
- a CDS encoding NUDIX domain-containing protein, which encodes MTTTQDFATYIAGLPRILAGAAALFRDAEGRVLLVEPNYREGWALPGGTIESDDGETPRQGARRETAEEIGLDREIGRLLAVDWVHGTGRPPLVAYLYDGGVLAESEFAAIKLQEEELLSWRLVPREELSAHLPGALGRRVLAALDVLAQGSGTAELENGHRVI